The sequence CTAAATCCACAAAAGCCAAGACAAAAAATAAAAATAAAAGCGAAGAAATGAGTAATAACGCCTTGCTTTTAAACCACAACAACTGGCCTTGCAAATTCAAAAGAGCCGCATGGTTTAATTCCCCTAAAAACAAGGAAAAGATGAAAAACCCCAGAAAAAAAGCTAAAAAAACTTTTAAAGTGATCAAACTCCCATCAAGGAGCTTTTTTAAAGAAAAAAGGTTTTTGACGCCATTGATAGGGTTGATTTTAGAAAATTTAGGCTCAATGACTTTAGGGGCAAAGAGCCAGCCAAATTGCAAGACATTGGATAAAAACGCCACCACCATTAAAATGATTAAAATCGGTAAAAGCAATAAAAAAGTGTCTTTAGCTAGTTGGTTAAACAGCTCTTGAACGCTTTCTTTACTAAAATCTAGGGAAAAATCTTTCAACACATGGCGATACATCTCGCTAAAGCCATCCACCCACCATATGAAAAAAACAAAAATACTCATTAGCCCGGCCAATAACCCTAAAAACCCCACCACTTCCATGCTTTTAGGCACATTGCCTTCTTCTCTGGCTTTTTGGATTTTTTTCGTGCTAGGGAGTTCGGTCTTTTCTTCTTCAGCCATTGGCCCTCTCTTTTAAAATTTGAACGGCTAATTCATAGTCTTTTAGGGTGTTGAGGTTTAAAAATTCTTCTTCTTGATTAAAACTGATAGCGACAGAAGAGGTATTTTTCACAAGATCGCTAAGGCGATAATTTTGTGTTTTAAGAGCGTAAAAAAGAGCGTTAAGGGTATTTTGATGCCACAGAGAAATCAAATAATGCTCTTTTGTAGGGCTTTTAGCATAGACTACGCTAAAATTTTTAATCCCACAAAGAGCCTTGATGCTCTCAAAGGACACTAAAGGCGTATCTATAGGGATAAAAAAAATATAAGGGGTTTGCAGCGTTAAAAAAGCGTTATGAATGCCAAAAAGGGGTGAAAAAAGGCCACTCTCTTTTTCTAAAAGATAGGGAGCGTTTAATTCGTAAGATTTTTTAGCGCTGATAATGACTT is a genomic window of Helicobacter pylori oki112 containing:
- the flhB gene encoding flagellar biosynthesis protein FlhB, which translates into the protein MAEEEKTELPSTKKIQKAREEGNVPKSMEVVGFLGLLAGLMSIFVFFIWWVDGFSEMYRHVLKDFSLDFSKESVQELFNQLAKDTFLLLLPILIILMVVAFLSNVLQFGWLFAPKVIEPKFSKINPINGVKNLFSLKKLLDGSLITLKVFLAFFLGFFIFSLFLGELNHAALLNLQGQLLWFKSKALLLISSLLFLFFVLAFVDLVIKRRQYTNSLKMTKQEVKDEYKQQEGNPEIKAKIRQMMVKNATNKMMQEIPKANVVVTNPTHYAVALQFDEEHPVPVVVAKGMDYLAIRIKGIAREHDIEIIENKTLARELYRDVKLNATIPEELFEAVAIVFAQVAKLEQERQKQKIIKPL
- the mobA gene encoding molybdenum cofactor guanylyltransferase MobA codes for the protein MKNPIIDNIPCVLLAGGKSSRFIINNIQINKALMPLKSYSSLLEYQYSRLLKLFKQVIISAKKSYELNAPYLLEKESGLFSPLFGIHNAFLTLQTPYIFFIPIDTPLVSFESIKALCGIKNFSVVYAKSPTKEHYLISLWHQNTLNALFYALKTQNYRLSDLVKNTSSVAISFNQEEEFLNLNTLKDYELAVQILKERANG